The genomic segment TGGCCGATCGACGCGGTCGCGAGGGGCTCCTCCTCGAGCTCCGAGAAGATCTCCGCCACCGGGCGCCCGAGCCCCTGCTCGATGACCTTCTCGACGTCCGAGTAGGGGATGACGGGCGCCTGGTCCTGGAGCGTGCTGAGGGCCTGGATGTAGTCCGCGGGGAGCAGATCCGCGCGCATCGACAGGACCTGACCGAGCTTGATGTAGGTCGGGCCGAGGGCGCCGAGCAGCTGCGTGAAGCGCTCCGCCGGCGTGCCCTGCGCCTCCTTGCCCTGCTTGGCGACGTCCCGACCCAGGATCTGGGCCGCGAACGGCATGCGCAGGAGGATCTCGCCGAAGCCATGGCGCGCGACCACCACGGCGACCTTGCGGAGGCGGGTGACGTCGCGGACGGCGACGCCGAGGATGCTCTTGGTCTCCCCCTGGGTCACGAAGGTCCGGAGGTTATCCCGGCTGGTCGCGGGGCGCGAATCACGTGTCGATCGATCCGACGGGCTGGGGCGCCACCGGCTCGAGCGGCGAGGCCGGCTCGAGGGTGGGGGCCGTCGGGCGCGGGGCGGGCGCGGTCGGCTCCGTGATCGTGAGGATCACCCAGACGATCATGCCGCTCAGCGTCGCCACCAGGACGCCGACGAGGAGCACCAGGAGCACCCACACGAAGGCGGGCACCCGCCGCGGCGAGGCGCCGACGGGGATGGGCCCCGGGGGATCGGTGGGCGGGATGCCGCCGGGATCCGAGCCTGTCTGCCAGGCCTCGGGAGGCACCGAGCGCGCAGGCGGGGCGTGGGACGCGGGCGCGCCCGGGGGCGGCGTGGAGACGGAGGGCACGGCCGGCGGCAGCGGCAGCGGGTGTCCGCCCCCCATCGGCGGCGTGCGCCCCTGATGCGGCTCGTAGGCGGGCGGCGCGTGTGACGCCGGCGGGCGGCTCGGGAGCACCGACGAGACCTCGGAGCGATCGACCGACACGGTCTCCGCGAAGGCGACGGCCGAGCGATCGCCGCTCGGGGCCGGCGCGTCCAGCACGGGCGCGAAGGCCTCCCACATCTCGTGCGCGTCGCGGAAGCGCGCGGCGTGGTCGCGGGCGACCGCGCGCAGGAACCAGGCGTCGTACTCGCGCGAGAACGTCACGCCGAGCCCGAGCCACGCCGCGCGGGTCGACGCGGGCTCGACCGGATCGACGTGCAGCTCGCGCAGGAGCCCGCCGATCCCCGACTCGTCCTGCGCCGCCTTCCAGTAGATGCGGCCCGTCAGCACGTAGAAGGTCAAGAGCCCGAAGGCCCACACGTCGGTGCAGCAGGCGATGCGCCCCCCCGCGGAGGTCTGCTCGGGCGCCATCCACATCGGGGAGCCCACCGCGCCCGTGCCGGTGCCCGACGTGCGGTGGGCGTCGATGAGCTTGGCCACGCCGAAGTCGAGCAGCTTCACGCGCTCGCTCGGCCCG from the Sandaracinaceae bacterium genome contains:
- a CDS encoding protein kinase, which codes for MLGSLRLRPGAVFAHDYEVLRPIASGGMGAVYAVRDRRTGEEQAMKVLLPELVAEERPRRRFLQEAQIAMQLAHDGIPRVYHTGIDDEAGIPFIVMELLRGEDLRARIKSRGPMGMEEAAPIFAALAEVLGSAHREGLVHRDVKPENVFLHGPSERVKLLDFGVAKLIDAHRTSGTGTGAVGSPMWMAPEQTSAGGRIACCTDVWAFGLLTFYVLTGRIYWKAAQDESGIGGLLRELHVDPVEPASTRAAWLGLGVTFSREYDAWFLRAVARDHAARFRDAHEMWEAFAPVLDAPAPSGDRSAVAFAETVSVDRSEVSSVLPSRPPASHAPPAYEPHQGRTPPMGGGHPLPLPPAVPSVSTPPPGAPASHAPPARSVPPEAWQTGSDPGGIPPTDPPGPIPVGASPRRVPAFVWVLLVLLVGVLVATLSGMIVWVILTITEPTAPAPRPTAPTLEPASPLEPVAPQPVGSIDT